The region AGAATGACGTTGCCGCTTGCGTTGGCTCCTGATCCTGCACACCCGGTCACGCTATACAGGCCGCATGTGGCTGCTGCGAGTAAGAGAAGGAGCATGAGCCTGCTCCGGTTTTGACGCCGCAGACCCAACATGGCGAGACCGGGCAGGCCAAAGATCGCGGCCAGGCGGATTCCCATGTCTCCAGGAAAGGGTGAGCCCAGGCGCGCTTGGTTGGCGGATGCAGTTACGGTGACCGCTGCAGTCTGCGGGATAGAGGTGGATGTTGAAAAGGTCAGCGACGCGGGGCTCATGCTGCAAGTCAGCGTCGCCGAAGGGCTGGCGCAGGAGAGGGTGATCGTTCCGCCGTACAGCGTGCCCGGTGTCAGGGTGAGCGTGCCGGTGGCGCTTCCACCGGCGGCAACGGTGAGCGAGGAGACCGACGAAGCGGCGAAGCCGGGAAGCAGTGACGACAAGGTGGTAAAGGTCAGAGGAGTACTGGCTGCGCCGGCGTTGAGCGTGTCGCCCGAGTACTGCGCCGTGATGCTATGGGTGCCGACAGCAAAGGCATTTGTACTGAAGGTTGCCGAGCCATTGGTCAAAGCCACGGCCGCACCGAGCGGTGAAGCTCCGTCCAGGAACGTCACCGTTCCAGTGGCAGAGCTTGCGCTGGACAAGGTTGCGGTGAAGGTTTCGTTCTGCCCCTGTGGCTCGCCAGCGACGGGGATTGCAGGGCTTACGGTAAGCGCGAGCGTTGGAAGTGTTTTTACGATCACCGTGGTTGCGAGGGAGGTGATGGTGCCGAAGTTGGTGTCTCCGGAGTAGGTAGCTGTGACGCTATCGCGGCCGGAGGGGAGAGCTGTTGTGGAGAGGGTTGCGATCCCTGCAGTCAACTGGACGGGTGATCCGAGAGCGGTACTTCCTGTGAAGAACTGGATGGTCCCACTCGGCGCACCTGCGGAGGAGGTCACGTTGGCCGTGAGCATGATGGACGCACCGGTGTTGGCCGTGGAGGGATTTGTTGTCAGTGCGACGGCGGCTGTCGCCTGGCTGACCGTTACAGTTATTCCGGCAGCGTTGGCGGAGGCGAATGAGCTGTCTCCGGAGTATGCGGCGGTGATGACATGCTTGCCCGCGGTCAGGGTTGGGAGCGCGTATTTTGCGATGCCACCGGAGACAGGGACGGGCGTGCCGGAGTTGACTCCGTCGATGAGGAACTGAACCGTGCCTGTCGGCGTGCCGGAGCTTGTGGCGATGGTGACGGTGGCAGAGTTGGCCGCGCCGTAGATCTGCGAGGCGTTGTCGATGGAGAGCATCACGTTGGCGGAGGCTTTCTGCACGGTGAGAACGACCGCTGTTGCAGAGGCGTTCGCGAAGGCTGGGTCACTGCTCGTGAAGGTGGCGGCGACGTTGTGGTTACCTGCTGTCAGGCCCGACACCGTCGTGGAAGCTGCTCCGTTGCTGACTGGCGAGGCTGGCAGCGCGTTGCCATCCACGGAGAAGACTACCGTCCCACTGGGCGTTCCATAGATGGAAGTGATGCTTGCGTTCAGCATGATCGTATCGCCGACAACCGGGGAAGCCGGGACGGAGCTTCCGAAGGTGAGTGCGACTGGAAAGGGCGCATTGTTGCCGGTCTGAATGATCTCCAGCGTGGGCGGCGTGGCAAGAGCTGCGTTGGCCGCGTTGCCGGCCAGGGTCGCCGTGTTGGTGAAGTTGTTGCGGGAAGACGGGGTGAAGGTGGAGGTGAACTGGCAGGTGCTTCCCGTCGTGACGACGATAGCTGCAGCCGTTCCACTGCAGCCGTTTGAAGTGCTGAAGGCAAGCGCGAAGTTGGTCTGATCCGGGCTGGTCAGTGCGAGGTTCGCGATTGCGTTTCCAGTGGAGAGAAGTGAGACTGTGGCGGGTGCCGCGGCTGTGCCGTTGAAGGTTGTGGTTGCCTGGGTTCTCAGGAGCTCAAGAAGTTGGTTGGTCGCGGATGCGGTGTAGAGGTTGCCGGCGCCATCCATTGCAAGTGCATTGGCAGGAAGGCCAGTGGCAACGGCGAAGGGAGCGCTTGCGGTGTTCGCGGGGATGGCGAGCAGTTGGTTGGAGGAGCTGTCGGCGATGATCAGATTTCCGGCAGCATCGATTGCTAACGCGCGAGGGGCGGTGGCGGCGGTTGTGACGGTGGAACTGGCGAGCGTCTGTCCGTCAATCCGATAGACCGCTCCGGCGCTGCTATCGGCAACGAAGACGTTGGAGTTTGAATCGACTGCCAGGGCACCCGGTGCGGTCAGGCCCGCAGTGACGAGCGTTCGTGCAGCAACTCCGTTGACCCCGATCTCCGTTAGCGTTTTTGCTCCGGCATCCGCGACGTACAGGTTGTCCAGGGCATCGACGGCGAGGCCACGTGGAGCGGAGAAGGAGGTGCTGAGCGTCCTGGAGGTTCCGTTCGGAGATAGGACCGTGATGAAACCGGTCGTGGCATCGGCGACGTATACGTTGCCCATGGAGTCCGTTGCGAGTGCGGCGGGATTCATGAAGGACTGCACGGTCTTGCCGACTGCCGCGGAACCCTGCGACGCAGAGCCCGCTGCATACTCCAAAACGGTCTCGCTGCCGGAGTCTGCGACGAAGACGTTCCCACTGTTGTCGATCGCAATGGCATTCGGCGTTACATTCGTACCGAAGCTAAGTTGAGTAGCGGGATCGAGCGTCGCTCCTGCTCCGACTCCATTGCCGGAGAGGCCCAGGGTTCCTGGGTTGCCCAAGCTGGTGGCGACGCCGAGGCTGCTGGTACGAAGTCCGGCGACCTTTGGAGTGAACGTGACGCTGTAGGTGCAGTCTGTGGTGGTGTCGGTCTTGTTGGCGATGCAGTTGCCAGTGGAGAGGGCGAACTCTGAAGAACTGACGGCCAGCGTCGCCGGGGTATCGCCGGGCAGGAAGTGGAACTTCACTGTCTGCGCGATGGCCGCGCCGACAGGACCGCCTGGGAAGCGGAGGTTGTTTAAGACCTTCCGAATGCGGAGATTGGTGGAGTCTGAGACGTAGAGATTGCCCTTCCCGTCCAGCCCGATGCCGAAGCCATTGCCGCCATTTGAACCGACGATCCCTTGAGTAGCGACGCAGCCATCGCCGATCGCAGAACCGGTGCATGTGAAAGCCGTACCCCCACCTACGAGAAGGCTGGTGTAACCCGTGCGTCCATCTTCAAACCAGACGACGTTGTTGCCGGAGTCTGCGATGTAGAGGTTGCCGTTGGGGTCAAGCGAAATCTTCTGCGGGCTCATGTTGACTGTGGTTCCGAGCCCCGGCGTGAGCGAGGGATTGGAACTCGAGGCAGTGCCGGCGATGGTGTAGATGTTGCCGTTGGCCGGTGCGCTTACGCCCAGCTTGACCAGCAGTGCTGAGAGGCCGCTGCCGCTGCTGCAGGCTACGCAGACGACCCGTACATGCGAGCTCTCGGAGATGTAAAGGTTGCCGCTGGTATCCACCGCGACTCCCTGCGGGTTGGAGATCGTTGCGATGGTTGCAAGGCCGCCATCACCCGTGGAGCTTGTTACGCCGGTGCCTGCGACTGTCTGGATGTTGCCCGCGCCGGGAAGGCCGGAGGCCGGGTTGAGGACCTCACGGATACGGTTGTCTCCGGAGTCCGCAATGTAGATGTTGCCTGCGGCATCGGTCGCAGCGGCTCGGGGGCCTTTGAGGAGCGCACTCACGGCGGGTCCACCATCACCTGCGGGGTCGGTGGTGTTCGTCGGTCCGCTGCCGGTGCCTGCGACCAGATACATCTTTCCGTCGCTGAGACCCACCATCTGAACCTTGTTATCGCCATACCCTGCGATGAAGAGGTCGCCTTGCGGATCGCTGTAGATGCCGCGCGGCTTGCCGGTCAGTTTGACCAGCGTCGGGGTGCATCCGGTGGTGGATGTGGGAACGCAGGCCGTTCCGGTTACATATCCTGCGAAGTTGGTGACGATACCGTTGATTCCGACGCGGCGAACCAGGGCGGCATTCGCATCCGTGAAGTACACGTTGCCGAAGGGGTCTGCGGCAACACTGCGGAGGTCTGCAGCCGTGCCGGTGCCTGTGATCATCACGGCCGTGGCTGCGCAGCCATCACCAAAGGTGTCAGTGTGTCCAATGCAAGTTGCGTTTGAGGTTGTGGTGCCACCGCCGGCGATCGTTGTCAGGGTGTAGGGCAGTGCGATGGGTGCTGTTGCTGCGGGGATGGGTGGTGCAGCCTGCACGCTGATCTGGATGGAGTTCGTGGACGCGGAGCCGCCGTAGTTGCCGGTCGCGGTATAGGTGGCGACGATGCTGTCCGTCCCTTCCGGCAATAAGGCGCTGTAAGTCGCGACACCGTTTGCCAGGGTCGCTGTTCCAAGCGTCGTGGCATGAGTCACCGTGGTGCTGGTGTAGGTAAACGTGACGGTCCCTGCCGGCATCCCCGCAGCGGAGCTTACGGTGGCTGTGAGGGTCACGGGCACGCCGACTGTTGTGGAAGTGGTGGAGCTTTGCAGGGTGGTTGTGGTCGCGGCGCCTGCCAGTGTGACGTTGCTCGCGGTGGAGATGGAACCCGCGTTGGCGACATCACCGTTGTAGACGGCGGAGATGGTGTAGCTGCCGATCGGCAGATTGAAGGAGTACGAAGCGCCGGTGCCGGACAGCGGTACGGTCGCGTAGACGGCACCATTGAGCAGGAAACCCAGTGATCCCGTTGGATTCGCTCCGGTGACGTTCGCCGTGACCGTAAACGGAGTGCCATAGGTGGTTGAGGCTGGCACGCCACTGATCGATGTCGCGGTCGCGGGAAGCGCGCCGCCGCTTACCGTGGCGGTGAAGGTGCCGATTCCCGTGATGGCGGAGTAAACGGCGTTGCCGCTATAGCTCGCGGTATAGGAGTGCGTACCGGCGGGCGCGTTGGTGATGGGAATGAAGGTCGTATCGCCTGCACCGGTGAGGGTTGCGGTAAAGCTGCGATTGGCCTCGTCGGTTACGGTCAGGGTTCCTGTCGGATAGGGGTAGCCGGTGGCTGCAATCGCGGGGGTAAGGATTACCACTGCGGTCGGAAATTGGCCCGTCGTGACGGCCTGGCTCACGCCTGAAGGGCCGGTGATCTCAGACGCAAGGAAGATGAAGTTGCATGCGGGCGGCACCAGCGAGGAGGCGGTCCGCGCATCCGTGATGGTATTGCCGTTGCTGCCGTTATAGGGCAAGAGCAGCGAAGCCAGATTGGTAGAGACCTGCCCTGGCCCAAGCGTAATCTGTGCATTCGATGGAGCGATCAGGTTTGCGGACGCGGCGGTATCGATCGTCACGTTGTCCAGCGTGACGCCGAGGGGATTGATGGTGCCGTTGTTGCTCGCTCCAAGGAAGGTGAAGGAGCCTGTGGGCACTGGTCCTTGATTGGAGAAGCGCAGGTTCTGTAGCAGGATGTTCTTGAAGTTCGGGGTCAATGTGCCGGCGTTGGTGTTGTAGATCGGCGTGAACTGCATCTGCGTTCCATGATTCGCAAAGCAGGAGTTCGAGTACTGCACGTTCTGAACCACGTTCCCGCGATCGTTGGCAGACTTGATCCGAATTCCGGTGGAGTTGCTGCCATCCACATCCGCGTCTCCGTAGAGCAGGTTGTCGTCGAAGAGGATGTTGTTGACGCCACCGGTCGTGTAGCTCCCGATCGATTCACCATGCCCAGCGAAGAAGTGGTTATGAATGATGGACATGTTCTGGGTCAAGGCACTCGGAGCGCCCACGGCGACGTTGTCGTCGCCGTCCGAGATCCAACTGTTGCGGATCGTCACATTGCTTGAATTGCCTGGGTCGATCCCGTCCGTGTTGTGCGCGCTGTACGGCGTCACGATCTTGATTCCCCAGACGGTCAGGCCGTTGGCCGTGTTGATCGCGATATGAAAGTTGGGTGGATTGCGAAAAGTAAACTTGTACAGCGACACATTGTTGGAGCTTGTGATCTGGATGCCGCGTGGATTCTGCTGGCTGCCGTTGTAGGTTGTGGCGTCGTTTGCGATATCCCACCACGTCTTGCCGGCAGTGCTTCCCTGATAGCCGGGCGTTGCAAAGCTGTTCAGCACAACGTCTCCGCCGCGAGCGTTCATCTTGCCGAAGCCCATGATGCCCGCGCCGTCCGCCTTCGTAATGCTGATGAGGTTCTTGCAGCTTGCGGTGTTGCTGGCACCGCTGACGGTACCGCACGTATGCGTGCCTGGAGTGGTGTCATAGTCCTGCGCGTTGCGAGAGAAGTACAAGGTAACGCCGGGGTCGAGCAGCAGGATGACGCCAGCCGGAATGGAGATTGGCCCGGTGAGGAAGGCGTTGTTACCTGCACCATCCTGCGTCAGTTCCACAGCCTTCCCCGTCCCGGTGCATGCCGTGAGTGCAGCCTGCAGACGGGCTTGATCGAGATTGGTCGAGCCTGCCTCGACTGAAGCGGGCACGTCATCGTTTGCATCATGGAAGGAAGCCTGAAGTGCTTGGCATGCTGCCGGGATTACCGGTTCGGTCACGGTCCGGGTATCGCCGGTGGCGACTGCCGGAGCCTGCGCCCCTGCGAAGGTGGACTGCAGCAAAGGCAGGAAGAGGGCAACGAGCGAAGCGGCAGCAAATCGGCGGGAAACAGTCATACAGGAACTCCTCAGCGCATGCGTCGACAGCAGGAGGCCGTTCGGCCTCATTGGCGGTCAGTGGTACAACCAAAATGTCGGGAACAGATGCGCAGAGAAATCTAACCATCGCAGATGGAACTGTCAAATCCAACTTTTCATGGGTGCTGAGGTGCTGAAGTTTGCGCAGGAAAAGGGGGGTGCCCGCTCAGGACGGGAAGTTGTCAGACCAATCAGAGTCGTTGACTTGCTGCTCGACGCAGGGCGCGCACCAGAGAACGAAGGTGAGGGAGGCAAATCTGCATGCGGTCAGCTTGAGTGGTCAAGGCTGAAGTGGGCCGATTAGCGCGGCACTCCCTGAGAGGAGTAAGCCTGGACGGCCTCAACCTTAGGGAAGTCAATCGATGCGGTTGGGATGGGGTTAATACCCGGCGATTCGACTCCTCATGAAGCTGAGGAGGAGGTTTGGTGGAGTTGAGCGGGATCGAACCGCTGACCTCCTCGTTGCGAACGAGGCGCTCTCCCAACTGAGCTACAACCCCACACCAAGGCTCAAAGCCGGGCTTGCCGACTGAACCAAGACGAGTGTATCAGCACGGCGCGGCAAAGCTCAACCTGCCTAACCTGTTCGACCGGTGACGTCCGTGCCGGCGGCGAGCGGTTTTTCGACGACATGCCAGGTGACTCCGTCGTCGTCGGTGATAACGGAGGTGACGGGGATCTCGAGGCGGGTGCCGGAGCGGGTGACCGCCTCAAGTATCCCGGTTGAGCCGGGGAGGAACTCGGTGTGATCGAGCGACATGAGCCAGGTGCCTACGAGGCCGGTGCGGGATTCGAGACGGATGTCTGTGACGACGGAGTTGAAGGTCATTTGTACAGTGCCTTCTGAAAAGCTTCCATTTCTGATTTGCTGCCGACCATGAAGGGGGTGCGCTGGTGGATGCCCTCGGGTTTGATCTCGAGGATGCGTCCGGAACCGCTGGAGGCCAGGCCGCCGGCCTGCTCGGCGATGAAGGCGAGGGGGTTGGCCTCGTAGAGGAGGCGGAGCTTGCCGCCGGGCTGCTTTTTGGTGGGGGGATAGAGGAAGACGCCGCCCTTGAGGAGGGTGCGGTGGAAGTCGGCGACGAGGCTGCCGATATAACGGGAGCTATAGCCGGTGGTGCGGAGGCTGGTCACGTAAGCCTCGTAGCCTTCGGGCCAGGTCCCGGCGTTGGCCTCGTTGACGCTGTAGTAGGGGCCCTTGTCGGGCATCTTCATGTGCTCGGCGGTGAGAACGAAGGCACCGATGGTGGGGTCCAGGGTGAAGGCGTGGACACCATGGCCCGTGGTGTAGACCAACACAGTTGAAGGCCCGTAGACGACGTAGCCGGCGGCGACCTGCTTGGTGCCGGGCTGGAGGATGGACTCGGCGAGGGTGCCTTCTGCGGCGGGGAGGCGCTGGTGGACGCTGAAGATGGTGCCTACGTTGACGTTGACGTCGATGTTAGAGCTGCCGTCGAGGGGGTCGAAGACAATGATGTACTTGCCCTTCTCGATGGTGCGGTCGAAGGTGACGGGGGCTTCGTCCTCCTCGCTGACGAGGGCGGCGACGGAGCCGCGTGCGCCGAGCGAGTCCATGAGGGCCTCGTTGGCGTAGACGTCGAGCTTCTGCTGCTGCTCGCCCTGGACGTTCTCGGCGCCGAAGGCACCGTAGACGTCGGTAAGGCCGGCGGAGCGGATCTTGGCTTCGATCATCTTGGTGGCGAGGGTGAGTCCGCCCATGAGCCAGCCGAGGGTTACGCCTTCTTCCGAGAACTCTTCATGCTGCTTTGCGATGTGCTGCTGCACGGTCGTGATCTTTGCCATCTGGGTGCGATTCCTCGTTTGTCGATGATACCGGGTTAGCAGCCTACCTTGCGGCGGGGGCCGATGAGCTTGAGCATCTTTCCGACCGGGGCGGCGGAAGACTGGGTGGCGGTAGGGACCCAGGGCTGGCAGGCGGGGCACCAGTAGGTGGAGCGTGCCTGCTCGCCCTGCTTGCGCATCTGGACGAGGGCACCGCAGCGGCGGCACTCCTGGCCCTGGCGGCCGTAGACCCAGAGACGGTCCTCGCGGTTGCCGGAGTTGGTGGTGCGGCGGTTGCCGGAGTAGGTGACGATGCCGTCGCCTGCACCGTCGAGGACGTTGACCTTGAGCCACTTGTGGGAGCGATCGACCATGATGTCCATCTCCTGGTCGGTGATGGTGGACATAGCTCGGAAGGGGTTGACTCCGGCGGCGAAGGCGACCTCGCTCTTGTACACGTTGCCCAGGCCGGCGAGGACGCGCTGGTTGAGGAGGACTACGGCTATCTCCGCGTCCGGGTGTTGCTGGCCGTATTCGCGCAGGCGGGCTACGCCTTGCTCGACCGTGAAGCCTTCCGCCAGGACGTCTGGG is a window of Granulicella tundricola MP5ACTX9 DNA encoding:
- the fbp gene encoding class 1 fructose-bisphosphatase, whose translation is MAKITTVQQHIAKQHEEFSEEGVTLGWLMGGLTLATKMIEAKIRSAGLTDVYGAFGAENVQGEQQQKLDVYANEALMDSLGARGSVAALVSEEDEAPVTFDRTIEKGKYIIVFDPLDGSSNIDVNVNVGTIFSVHQRLPAAEGTLAESILQPGTKQVAAGYVVYGPSTVLVYTTGHGVHAFTLDPTIGAFVLTAEHMKMPDKGPYYSVNEANAGTWPEGYEAYVTSLRTTGYSSRYIGSLVADFHRTLLKGGVFLYPPTKKQPGGKLRLLYEANPLAFIAEQAGGLASSGSGRILEIKPEGIHQRTPFMVGSKSEMEAFQKALYK
- a CDS encoding Fpg/Nei family DNA glycosylase codes for the protein MPEGDTIYRSARALGKALEGQIITAFDTGLATLASVNDDKPLVGRTVDKVESRGKWLLIHFSGDLILVTHMLMSGSWHLYRTGEKWWMGRNRMRVALSTEGWQAVAFNVPIAEFHTARSLERSSQVPKLGPDVLAEGFTVEQGVARLREYGQQHPDAEIAVVLLNQRVLAGLGNVYKSEVAFAAGVNPFRAMSTITDQEMDIMVDRSHKWLKVNVLDGAGDGIVTYSGNRRTTNSGNREDRLWVYGRQGQECRRCGALVQMRKQGEQARSTYWCPACQPWVPTATQSSAAPVGKMLKLIGPRRKVGC
- a CDS encoding alanyl-tRNA editing protein, with the protein product MTFNSVVTDIRLESRTGLVGTWLMSLDHTEFLPGSTGILEAVTRSGTRLEIPVTSVITDDDGVTWHVVEKPLAAGTDVTGRTG
- a CDS encoding Ig-like domain repeat protein gives rise to the protein MTVSRRFAAASLVALFLPLLQSTFAGAQAPAVATGDTRTVTEPVIPAACQALQASFHDANDDVPASVEAGSTNLDQARLQAALTACTGTGKAVELTQDGAGNNAFLTGPISIPAGVILLLDPGVTLYFSRNAQDYDTTPGTHTCGTVSGASNTASCKNLISITKADGAGIMGFGKMNARGGDVVLNSFATPGYQGSTAGKTWWDIANDATTYNGSQQNPRGIQITSSNNVSLYKFTFRNPPNFHIAINTANGLTVWGIKIVTPYSAHNTDGIDPGNSSNVTIRNSWISDGDDNVAVGAPSALTQNMSIIHNHFFAGHGESIGSYTTGGVNNILFDDNLLYGDADVDGSNSTGIRIKSANDRGNVVQNVQYSNSCFANHGTQMQFTPIYNTNAGTLTPNFKNILLQNLRFSNQGPVPTGSFTFLGASNNGTINPLGVTLDNVTIDTAASANLIAPSNAQITLGPGQVSTNLASLLLPYNGSNGNTITDARTASSLVPPACNFIFLASEITGPSGVSQAVTTGQFPTAVVILTPAIAATGYPYPTGTLTVTDEANRSFTATLTGAGDTTFIPITNAPAGTHSYTASYSGNAVYSAITGIGTFTATVSGGALPATATSISGVPASTTYGTPFTVTANVTGANPTGSLGFLLNGAVYATVPLSGTGASYSFNLPIGSYTISAVYNGDVANAGSISTASNVTLAGAATTTTLQSSTTSTTVGVPVTLTATVSSAAGMPAGTVTFTYTSTTVTHATTLGTATLANGVATYSALLPEGTDSIVATYTATGNYGGSASTNSIQISVQAAPPIPAATAPIALPYTLTTIAGGGTTTSNATCIGHTDTFGDGCAATAVMITGTGTAADLRSVAADPFGNVYFTDANAALVRRVGINGIVTNFAGYVTGTACVPTSTTGCTPTLVKLTGKPRGIYSDPQGDLFIAGYGDNKVQMVGLSDGKMYLVAGTGSGPTNTTDPAGDGGPAVSALLKGPRAAATDAAGNIYIADSGDNRIREVLNPASGLPGAGNIQTVAGTGVTSSTGDGGLATIATISNPQGVAVDTSGNLYISESSHVRVVCVACSSGSGLSALLVKLGVSAPANGNIYTIAGTASSSNPSLTPGLGTTVNMSPQKISLDPNGNLYIADSGNNVVWFEDGRTGYTSLLVGGGTAFTCTGSAIGDGCVATQGIVGSNGGNGFGIGLDGKGNLYVSDSTNLRIRKVLNNLRFPGGPVGAAIAQTVKFHFLPGDTPATLAVSSSEFALSTGNCIANKTDTTTDCTYSVTFTPKVAGLRTSSLGVATSLGNPGTLGLSGNGVGAGATLDPATQLSFGTNVTPNAIAIDNSGNVFVADSGSETVLEYAAGSASQGSAAVGKTVQSFMNPAALATDSMGNVYVADATTGFITVLSPNGTSRTLSTSFSAPRGLAVDALDNLYVADAGAKTLTEIGVNGVAARTLVTAGLTAPGALAVDSNSNVFVADSSAGAVYRIDGQTLASSTVTTAATAPRALAIDAAGNLIIADSSSNQLLAIPANTASAPFAVATGLPANALAMDGAGNLYTASATNQLLELLRTQATTTFNGTAAAPATVSLLSTGNAIANLALTSPDQTNFALAFSTSNGCSGTAAAIVVTTGSTCQFTSTFTPSSRNNFTNTATLAGNAANAALATPPTLEIIQTGNNAPFPVALTFGSSVPASPVVGDTIMLNASITSIYGTPSGTVVFSVDGNALPASPVSNGAASTTVSGLTAGNHNVAATFTSSDPAFANASATAVVLTVQKASANVMLSIDNASQIYGAANSATVTIATSSGTPTGTVQFLIDGVNSGTPVPVSGGIAKYALPTLTAGKHVITAAYSGDSSFASANAAGITVTVSQATAAVALTTNPSTANTGASIMLTANVTSSAGAPSGTIQFFTGSTALGSPVQLTAGIATLSTTALPSGRDSVTATYSGDTNFGTITSLATTVIVKTLPTLALTVSPAIPVAGEPQGQNETFTATLSSASSATGTVTFLDGASPLGAAVALTNGSATFSTNAFAVGTHSITAQYSGDTLNAGAASTPLTFTTLSSLLPGFAASSVSSLTVAAGGSATGTLTLTPGTLYGGTITLSCASPSATLTCSMSPASLTFSTSTSIPQTAAVTVTASANQARLGSPFPGDMGIRLAAIFGLPGLAMLGLRRQNRSRLMLLLLLAAATCGLYSVTGCAGSGANASGNVILVITATDGKNSQNIPVYVTVTR